Proteins encoded in a region of the Planococcus citri chromosome 1, ihPlaCitr1.1, whole genome shotgun sequence genome:
- the slf gene encoding U2 small nuclear ribonucleoprotein auxiliary factor 35 kDa subunit-related protein 2 isoform X1 yields MGKHKEWRKIAKKMRRKRIRTLKAKERDKKLKAEQESPTFQAWLKKEEELEKFEAEEKERIRKEQNDLWLENERLAKERWEEQQIKLERIKAEKLKQELKMKEEWERTQQKIKEKNELAKKEQERKKQEQAILMDRIEKYVTGDYETLPSSALTFSETQPGAQECPFFSKVAACRFRDSCSRNHIRPSISKTLLFPGFYSNFRIEHVNQSTEYDTDVGLEFEEKEIYQHFLEFYHDVLAEIKSFGTVVQFKVCSNEEPHLRGNVYVQYGSERYAIKAFRALQGRFYGGKRISVEFCTIKTWNKAICGLNSVKKCPKGSRCNFLHVFRNPNNEYSVTDREIINDRDGESSSRSIRKPTKERRWSSSPESSRYDDNSEDEFRRKDRDVYSERRSRRQSRTERSQRSQRLRSRSRSRSRSKHTHKKYKHRDEISSERSVKRDEKRKKRDSSRDRRSRSRTR; encoded by the exons ATGGGAAA GCACAAAGAATGGCGAAAAATAGCCAAGAAAATGCGACGAAAGCGGATCAGAACTTTAAAAGCTAAAGAACGGgataaaaagttgaaagcaG AGCAAGAATCTCCTACGTTTCAAGCTTGGCTTAAGAAAGAAGAAGAATTGGAGAAATTTGAAGCCGAAGAAAAGGAAAGAATTCGTAAAGAACAAAATGATCTTTGGTTGGAAAATGAACGTTTGGCTAAAGAGCGCTGGGAAGAGCAACAAATAAAACTCGAGCGTATAAAAGCTGAGAAGCTCAAGCAAGAG ctgaaaatgaAAGAGGAATGGGAAAGAACGCAGCAGAAAATCAAAGAGAAGAACGAGCTTGCTAAAAAAGAAcaagaacgaaaaaaacaagaacAG GCCATTTTAATGGATCGTATCGAAAAATACGTTACCGGTGACTACGAGACGTTGCCTTCATCTGCCTTAACTTTCTCCGAAACTCAACCGGGTGCTCAAGAAtgtccatttttttccaaagttgccGCTTGTAGATTTAGAGACTCGTGTTCGAG AAACCATATTCGCCCTAGCATCAGTAAAACTCTTCTGTTTCCTggtttttattctaattttcgCATCGAACATGTCAACCAGTCTACCGAATACGATACCGACGTCGGATTAGAGTTCGAAGAAAAGGAAATTTATCAGCATTTTTt AGAATTTTACCACGACGTTCTGGCAGAAATCAAAAGTTTCGGCACTGTGGTTCAATTTAAAGTGTGCAGTAATGAAGAACCTCACTTGAGAGGCAACGTGTACGTTCAATACGGTTCAGAAAGATACGCTATCAAGGCTTTTAGAGCTTTACAAGGAAGATTTTACGGCGGTAAACGAATTTCCGTCGAATTTTGTACGATCAAGACTTGGAATAAAGCGATATGCG GTTTAAATTCAGTCAAGAAATGCCCGAAAGGAAGCAGATGTAATTTCTTACACGTGTTTCGGAATCCAAACAACGAATACAGCGTAACTGATCGTGAAATTATTAACGATAGGGATGGTGAATCATCATCGAGAAGTATTCG aaaacctaCCAAAGAAAGAAGATGGTCTTCTTCGCCGGAATCATCGCGTTACGATGACAACTCCGAAGATGAATTTCGCCGAAAAGATCGAGATGTCTATTCCGAACGTAGATCGAGAAGGCAATCTCGCACTGAACGTTCGCAACGCTCGCAACGGTTACGATCTCGATCCAGATCCAGAAGCAGAAGTAAACATACACATAAGAAGTATAAACATCGAGATGAAATTTCATCCGAAAGGAGCGTAAAACgtgatgaaaaaagaaagaagcgCGATTCTTCGCGTGACCGAAGATCTAGAAGTCGTACGAGGTGA